From Sphingomonas sp.:
GACCTTAAAGCAATGACCGTGCCGACGTTGGTGCTCGCCGGCGATGACGACCAGGTGGTACCGTACCATCAGGGCGCCGAGCTCCAGGCCAAGCTGCTGCCGCACCCGACGCTCAAGATCTATCCGGGCATGCCGCACGGCCTGCTCACCACCCATGCCGACGTGCTGAACGCCGACATCCTCGCCTTCGTGCGTGGCTGATCGATTGCGCGCGCCGGGGAGGATCTGCAGATGAAGCCCTATCTGATCTCGCTTGCCGCCGGTCTGCTGGTCGGCATCGTCTACAGCCTCCTCGGCGTGAAATCCCCGGCGCCGCCCACGATCGCGCTGATCGGCCTGCTCGGCATCCTTGTCGGCGAGCAGGTAGTGCCGGTGGCGAAGCGGCTGTTCGCCGGCCACGACGTCGTTGCGTACCTCCGCACCGACTCCGCCGAGCAGATCCTCGGCGTGTCGGCCAAGAAGCCCGACGACCAGGCATGAGCCAATCTAAGCCCCTCCCCTTCAGGGGAGGGGTTGAGGGTGGGGCATGACGGATGCGCCAGCCCCGTGTTCACAGATCCCCCCCACCCCAACCCCTCCCCTGAAGGGGAGGGGCTTGAAGAAGGAAATTCGATGGCCGATCTGATCCTCGTCAACGCCCAGGTGACGACGCTCGACCGGGAGAACCCGGTGGCCGAGGCGATCGCGATCCGCGACGGCAAGTTTCTCGCGGTCGGCAGCGAAGCCGAGGTCCGCGCCGCCGCGGCGCCGGGCGCGCAGGTGATCGACGCGCATCGCCGCCGGGTGATCCCGGGGCTGATCGACAGCCACATGCACATCATCCGCGGCGGCCTGAACTATAATATGGAGCTGCGCTGGGACGGCGTGCCGAGCCTGGCCGACGCAATGGCGATGCTCAAGCGCCAGGTCGACAACACGCCCGCGCCGCAATGGGTGCGCGTGGTCGGTGGCTTCACCGAGCACCAGTTTGCCGAAAAGCGCCTGCCGACGATCGACGAGCTCAACGCGGTCGCCCCCGACACGCCCGTTTTCATTCTCCACCTCTATGATCGCGCGCTGCTCAATGCCGCGGCGCTGCGGGTGGTGGGCTATACCAAGGACACGCCGAACCCGCCGGGCGGCGAGATCGTCCGCGATGCCGCGGGCAATCCCACCGGCCTGCTGCTCGCGCAGCCCAACGCGACGATTCTCTATTCGACGCTTGCCAAGGGCCCCAAGCTGCCGGAGGAGTATCAGCTGAATTCCACCCGGCACTTCATGCGCGAAGTGAACGGCCTGGGCGTCACCGGCGTGATCGACGCGGGCGGCGGCTTCCAGAACTATCCCGATGATTACGCGATCATCGAGAAGCTCCACGCCGACGGCCAGCTGACCGTGCGGATCAGCTACAATCTGTTCACCCAGAAGCCCAAGGAAGAGCTGGCCGATTTCGCCGGCTGGGTGAAGCAGGTGACGCCGGGGCAGGGCGACGACAGCTATCGCCACAATGGCGCGGGCGAGATGCTCGTCTATTCGGCCGCCGACTTCGAGGATTTCCGCGTCGCCCGGCCGGACATGCCGCCGAACATGGAAGGCGATCTCGAGCCGGTGATCCGCCTGCTGGCCGAGCATCGCTGGCCGTGGCGTCTCCACGCGACCTATGACGAGACGATCGGCCGCGCGCTCGACGTCTACGAGAAGGTCCACCGCGACATCCCGCTGACCGGCATAAATTGGTTCTTTGACCATGCCGAGACGATCAGCGACCGCAACATCGATCGCATTGCGGCGCTGGGCGGCGGCATCGCCGTGCAGCACCGCATGGCCTATCAGGGCGAGTATTTCGTCGAGCGCTACGGCGCCAAGGCTGCCGAGCGCACCCCGCCGATCGCCAAGATGCTCGCCGCCGGCCTGCCGGTGGGTGCGGGTACAGATGCGACCCGGGTGGCGAGCTATAACCCGTGGATGTCGCTCAGCTGGCTGGTGACCGGCCGCACGGTGGGCGGGCTCAAGCTCTATCCGGGCGCCAACCGCGTCAGCCGCGAAAAGGCGCTGGCGATGTGGACGCACGAGAACACCTGGTTCTCGAACGAGGTGGGCAAGAAGGGCCAGATCAAGGCGGGCCAGCTCGCCGATCTGGCGGTGCTCTCCGCCGACTATTTCTCGGTGCCCGAGGACCAGATCGTCCATATCCGCTCGGTGCTGACGCTGCTCGGCGGGCAGGTGGTGCATGGCGACGGCGACTATGCCCCGCTTGCGCCTGCGCTGCCGCGGCCGATGCCCGACTGGTCGCCGGTCGCCACCTTCGGCGGCTATCATCAGTCGCCCGAGACCCGCACCCAGCTTGCCTCGGCCTGCGCCTGCCACAGCAACTGCTCGGTCCATGGCCATGACCATGCCGCCGCACTCGGTGCGCAGGTGCCCGCCGCCGATGTCCAGAGCTTCTGGGGCGCGCTCGGCTGCGGCTGCTGGGCGGTGTGATGGCTAGTCCGGCCCTCTCCACTCGCGTTCCCCTCCCGATTGCGGGAGGGGCTGCACCGCCTCAGCGCTTCTTCCACGTCATTCCCTCCCCCGACCCCTCCCGCACGCGGGAGGGGAGCGATAGCCTCAGGAGTTTCGCCATGCGCCTCTTCCTCCTCGCCTCCGCCCTCCTCGTCGCCACGCCGGCGCCCGCCCAGCAGACCGCCGATTATTCGGTCGGCCCCCAGTACGACACCACCCATGTCTATGTGCCGGAAGACCAGTTCGACAGCTTCGTCACCAGCTTCCAGGCGACCTTCGGGGGCACGACCAGCAAGCAGGGCGTGTTCCAGGTCACGCCCACCACCAGCCTCACCAAGTCGCAGCTGGTGCTCACGCCCGCCGGCACCGTCTCGGTATTCGGGTTCAAGACGCCGATCCCGTTCCCCTTCGGCGACGAGCGCACCGGCTATCTGGTGACCGACATCGACGCCGCGGTGAAGGCCGCGGTGCAGCACGGCGCCGTCCGCCGGCTGGTGACCTTCCCCGATCCGATCGGCCGCGATTCGCTGATCCAGTGGCCGGGCGGGGTGAACATGCAGATCTACTGGCACACCACCAAGCCGAGCTACACGCCGCTGGAAACGGTGCCCGAGAACCGTATCTACCTCACCGAGGACGTCGCCGATCGCTTCGTGAAGAGCTGGGTCGGCTATGCGAAGGGCAAGGTCACCGCCGATGACCGCGGCGCGCCCGGCGCCGAGGTGGGCGAGCCCGGCAAGACGATCCGCCGGATCTCGATCACCAGCGGCTATGGCAAGATGGTGGTGTTCGTCACCGATGGCGTGCTGCCCTGGCCCTATGGCCGCGACATGACCGGCTATGCCGTGCCCGATCTCGACGCGACGCTCGCCAAGGCCAAGGCCGCTGGTGTCGAGACGCTGGTGCAGCCCACTGCCGCAGCCGGCGGCCGCGCGGCAATCGTGCGCTTCCCCGGCGGCTATATCGCCGAGATCCACAGCCCCGCGACCAAGTGACCATGGCGACACCCGACCCGCGCTTCGTCGACGCCATTCTCGACTGGCGGCCGACCTGGTTTCTCGCCCGACTGCTGCTCGTCGGCGCCTATCTACTCGGCGGACTGGTGAAGCTCACCGACTGGCAGGGCGCGGTGGCGGAGCAGGCGCATTTCGGCATGCACCCGCCCGCGCTCTGGGCGGCGCTGACCATTGCGGTGGAGCTGGTCGGGCCGGTGCTGATCCTCACCGGGCGCTGGATCTGGCTGGGGGCGGGGATGCTGGGGGTGTTCACCCTGCTCGCCGCCTTCACCGCCAATGCTTTCTGGACGATGCCGCCAGGCCCGGAGCGGTTCGGCGCGACCAACGCCTTCTTCGAGCATCTCGGCCTGATCGGCGGCTTCGTCCTGGCGGCGCTGGTCGCGGAGCAGGCGAAGCGACGTGGCTAGCCTCGCCGCGGCGGTGGTGCTGGTGGCGCCCGCCGCGCCGGTTCCGACGTCTCCTCCGGCGTTCCCCTCCCGCTTGCGGGAGGGGCTAGGGGAGGGGCTGGAGCCTAGCAGCGCTTCTACCACGTCAGTCCCTCCCCCGCCCCCTCCCGCAAGCGGGAGGGGAGCGCAAGTGGCGGCGCGGGGACAAGTCTCCCCCATCCACGAACCCTGGCAGGCGCCGACGCTCAGCATCACCCGCTATGACGAGGACTGGTCCGATCTTGCCGACGCCGAGAAGCGCGCGCACCACTGGACGGGCCCGTTCAAATACATCCCTCTTGGCGGCGATGCATGGCTCTCCACCGGCATCGAAGTCCGGTTGCGGAGCGAATCCTTCGCCAACAACGCCCTGGGCAACGCGGCCTCGCCCGACGACGCCTATCTCTGGACCCGCGCGCTGCCCTATGCCGATCTCCATATCGGCCGCGTCCGCGCCTTCGCCCAGCCGATCCTCGCCTATGCCGCGGGCGTCCACCCGGCCGCGAGCCCGGTCGACCAGACCCGCACCGACCTGCTCCAGGGCTTTGCCGAGCTCGATCTCGGCGCGGTCACCATGCGCGGGGGGCGCCAGATGCTGTCGCTGGGCACCGAGCGGCTGATCGGCACCCGCTACGGCCCCAATGTGCCGCTGGCGTTCGACGGCGTGCGCGGGATCGTGGCGGTGGGCCAGGCCAGGATCAGCCTGCTCGCCGTAGCACCGGTGGCACCCCGGCTCGGCACCTTCGACGATCGCACCTCGCCGACCAAGAAGCTCTGGGGCGCCTATGCGGTGCTGCCGGGGCTCGACCTCTATTATCTCGGCTATCGTAACCGCACCGCGACGTTCGGTGACCGCACCGGCCGCGAGCTGCGCCACAGCTTTGGCGCCCGCGTCTATGGCGCGCGCGACAACTGGCACTGGAATGTCGAGGGCGTCGCCCAGTTCGGCCGCTTCGCCGACGGGCCGATCGCTGCCTGGACGCTGGGCACCGAGCTCGGCCGCAAGCTGCCCTATCTGCCCTTTGCGCCGGACGCGGTGCTGCGGTTCAACGTCATCAGCGGCGACGGCCACGGCGGGGATCGCCGGCTCGGCACGTTCAACGCGCTGTTCCCCAAGGGCAAATATTTCGGCGAGCTGTCGCCGGTGGGGCCCTACAACCTGGTCAACCTCAACCCGCGCATCGCCGGAACGATGGGTGGCGGCGTCTCCGCCAGCATCGCCGGCATCGCCTATTGGCGCTACGCCACCGCAGACGGCGTGTACGACATCCCCGGCAACCTGCTCCGCGCGCCGGGCACCAGCCGTGCGCGCTTCATCGGCAAGCAGATCGAAGGCGCGATCGCCTGGCAGGCGACCGCCGAACTCGAGCTTTCCGCCTCGCTTTCCTTTTTCCAGGCCGGGCGCTTTCTGCGCGAGACCGGTGCGCCCCGCCCGATCCGGATGATCGGCCTGGAAAGCAACTTCCGATTCTGAGGACCTCCGCCATGGCCGACCCCAAGACCGCCGCTTCCCCGCTTCCGCCGCTGCTCCTGCTCCTCTCGGTCACCACGGGCCTCGTCGACGCGGTGAGCGTGCTCGGCCTCGGCAAGGTGTTCACTGCAAACATGACCGGCAATATCGTCTTCCTCGGCTTCGCCGCCGCGGGCACCCCGGGCTTCGCCATCGCGCCCTATATCGTGGCGCTGGCATCCTTCCTGGTCGGTGCGCTGGTCGCGGGCAAGCTTGGGACGCACCTCGCGGGACAGCCGCTGCGGCGCTGGCTGGTGCTGGCGGCGGTGACCGAAGCAGTGATGTTCGGCATGGCCGCTGGTGTCGATGTCTGGGCGCGCGCGATGGGCATATTGCCCGAGACCTGCGTGTTCGCGATCATCGCCCTGACCGCGATCGCAATGGGCTTCCGCAACGCCACCATCCGCCAGCTCAAGGTGCCGGACCTTACCACCACCGTGCTCACGCTGACGCTCACCGGCATCGCTGCCGATTCGCACCTTGCGGGCGGCCGCAACCCCAATATCGGCCGGCGGCTTGCAGCCGTGGTCGCGATCCTGCTCGGCGCCTTCCTGGGGGCCGTGCTGGTCAACCGCTACGGCCTGGCGATCCCGCTGCTGGTGGCAGGACTTACCGTGCTGGTCGGCACGCTGGCCTGCGTCCGCCACCCGATCGCTGCCGAGCCGCTGCGCCCATGATAGCCCGCACCCCTTTGACAGGCTCGCGATCGCTCCCTATCGGCCAGCCATGACGCTCCAGCACACCGACTCCATCCTGATCGTCGATTTCGGCAGCCAGGTGACCCAGCTGATCGCACGCCGCGTTCGCGAAGCCGGGGTCTATTCCGAGATCGCGCCCTTCACCACCGCCGCCGAGGCCTTTGCCCGGATGCAGCCCAAGGGCGTGATCCTCTCGGGCTCGCCCGCCTCGGTGCTGGACGACGGCAGCCCGCGCGTGCCGCAGGTGATCTTCGACAGCGGTCTGCCGGTGCTCGGCATCTGCTATGGCGAGCAGGTGATGATGCACCAGCTCGGTGGCCAGGTGGTACAGGGCGACAGCGGCGAGTTCGGTCGCGCCTTCATCGAGATCGCCGATGGCTGCGCGCTGTTCGAGGGGCTGTGGCAGACCGGCGAGACGCACCAGGTGTGGATGAGCCATGGCGACAAGGTGGCGGCACTTGCCCCCGGCTTCCGCCCGGTCGCGGCCAGCCCTGGCGCCCCCTATGCGGTGATCGCCAATGACGAGCGCCGCTATTATGCGATGCAGTTCCATCCGGAAGTGGTCCACACGCCGGACGGCGCCAAGCTGCTGGCGAACTTCGTACGCCATGTCTGCGGCCTGTCGGGCGACTGGACCATGGCCGAGTTCCGCGCCGCCAAGATCGCCGAGATCCGCGCGCAGGTGGGCGACGGCAAGGTGATCTGCGGCCTGTCCGGCGGCGTCGATTCCGCCGTGGCAGCGGTGCTGATCCACGAGGCGATCGGCGACCAGCTGACCTGCGTGTTCGTCGACCATGGCCTGATGCGGGCAGGGGAGGCCGATCAGGTCGTCACCATGTTCCGCGAACATTACCACATCCCGCTCGTCCATGTGGACGCGGAAGAGCTGTTCCTCGGGGGTCTGGCCGGCGTCACCGACCCCGAGGCGAAGCGCAAGTTCATCGGCAAGACCTTCATCGACGTGTTCGAGGCCGAGGCGAAGAAGATCGGCGGCGCCAATTTCCTGGCGCAGGGCACGCTCTACCCCGACGTGATCGAGAGCGTGAGCTTCACCGGCGGCCCGTCGGTGACGATCAAGAGCCACCACAATGTCGGCGGCCTGCCCGCACGCATGAACATGCAGCTGGTCGAGCCGCTGCGCGAGCTGTTCAAGGACGAAGTCCGCGCGCTCGGCCGCGAGCTGGGCCTGCCCGACGTGTTCGTCGGCCGTCACCCGTTCCCCGGGCCGGGCCTCGCGATCCGCATTCCGGGCGAAGTCACCAAGGAACGCTGCGACATCCTGCGCAAGGCGGACGCGATCTACCTCGAGGAGATCCGTAACGCCGGGCTCTACGACACGATCTGGCAAGCCTTCGCGGTGCTTACCCCGGTGCGCAGCGTCGGCGTGATGGGCGACGGGCGGACCTATGACAGCGTGCTGGCGCTGCGCGCGGTCACCTCGATCGACGGCATGACCGCCGAGGCCTTCGAATTCCCCGGCGGCTTCCTGCCGCGGGTGGCGACGCGTATCGTCAACGAGGTGCGCGGCGTGAACCGGGTGACCTACGACTATACCAGCAAGCCGCCCGGCACGATCGAGTGGGAATGATCCTGCGTTCGGCACGAGCCGGCATCGAGAGGCAATAAGACACGGAAAAGCCCGCAGAAATGCTGGCTTTTTTGCGTTTGGGCCATGTCGTGTCGGGCACTGTCTGGCAGCGGCAAGCACGTCGTTTGAATGGCACGATCGACGATATGCGAACCGCGGAGAGGGTGGCGAGGGGAGGGATGCGAAGAGCGCTCCGACGCCGAAGCGTCGGAGCTAGTCGATCGCGAACCGCTATCGTGGTTCTCAGAAGTTCCCGCGCAGGATGAACGAGAATCGCCGATCGTTGACGAAATAGGATCGCGGCGCGGTGGCCGTGGATCCGTTGATATAGGCCTGCTCGGTCTTCACGACCTGGTTGGCAAGGTTGACACCCTGCACACCGATCTTGACGTATTTGTTGATGCTGTAGAACGCCGAGGCATCGAGCTGCCCGCCCGCCGACTGGTAGATCGAGGTGTACGGGAAGATCACGTCTGCCGCGGTTAGCAGATATTTGGAACGCCAATTATAGGCCGCGCGCAGCGAGACCGGGCCCTTTTCGTAGAACAGGGTGGCGTTGAAGTTGTGCTTCGACAGGCCTTCCAGCGGCAGGTTGCCCGGCGTGATGTTGGAAGTTCCCGACGGCGCGCCACCGTTGAGGAAGGAGTTGGGCAAGCCCGAGCTGTCGATATACGAATAGTTCAGGTTGGTGCCCAGACCGCTCAACACCCCCGGCAGGAAGTCGAAGGTCTGCTGATAGGCAACTTCGGCGCCCTTGATCTTGCCATAGCCGTCATAATTGGCCGGGCCGCGGACGATAACGTCTTGCGTCACGCCGCCGCCGGTGACTGCGCGGGTGGTCAGCGACTGGTAGAAGAAGTTGTGGATCGACTTGTAGAACACGTCGACCGACAGCTGCCCCACGGGACCGAAATACCATTCCATCGTGGCATCGAACTGCCACGCAGTCGCCGGCTTCAGATAGGGATTGCCCGCCGTTGCGGTGAGCGCGCCGCTCGCGGAGTCGAAGCCGACGGAGAGGAAGTTGCGAATATTCGCCAGGTCCGGACGCGTCATCACCTTGGAGGCGGCGAGGCGGAGGATCAGGTTGTTGGTCAGGCCGAACTTGACGTTGGCGCTGGGCAGCCAATAGCCATAGTTCACGCGCGCGACCTCCGCGGTGGTGACACCGGTGGAGAAGTTGCGCAGCGCGTTGTAGCCCGTCTCGCCGAGGCGGCACAGCGCGCTTACCGTGGTGCCCGTGCTGGAGCAGGTCGCGGCGAAGCTGTCCTGCGTGCCGGTCTGCTGCTGGGTCGGCGCACCGATCGAGCCCGCCGAGGTGAGATCGCTGACGACATAGCGCAGGCCGATATTGCCGCTGACCCGGACGTTGCCGAACACGGGGCCCGGCGACTGGAAGTTTAGCTGCGCATAGACGTTCTTGTCCTGCTGCGTGACGTTCTGGATTTCCGACGGCAGATACGGCGTGCCGGCGACGACACCGCCGCGCGACGCCAGCGGCGACCAGGGCGTGGAACTCGCGCCGTTCGCCTGCCACTGCTGGCCGATCTTCTGGAAATAGGCGGCCGACTGGTTGTACCCGTCGATCAGATCGCCGGTATAGTAATAGCCGCCGATCGGACCCTTGGTGTCCCCGCGGAAGAAGTTGGGGAAGCTGTA
This genomic window contains:
- a CDS encoding alginate export family protein, producing the protein MAARGQVSPIHEPWQAPTLSITRYDEDWSDLADAEKRAHHWTGPFKYIPLGGDAWLSTGIEVRLRSESFANNALGNAASPDDAYLWTRALPYADLHIGRVRAFAQPILAYAAGVHPAASPVDQTRTDLLQGFAELDLGAVTMRGGRQMLSLGTERLIGTRYGPNVPLAFDGVRGIVAVGQARISLLAVAPVAPRLGTFDDRTSPTKKLWGAYAVLPGLDLYYLGYRNRTATFGDRTGRELRHSFGARVYGARDNWHWNVEGVAQFGRFADGPIAAWTLGTELGRKLPYLPFAPDAVLRFNVISGDGHGGDRRLGTFNALFPKGKYFGELSPVGPYNLVNLNPRIAGTMGGGVSASIAGIAYWRYATADGVYDIPGNLLRAPGTSRARFIGKQIEGAIAWQATAELELSASLSFFQAGRFLRETGAPRPIRMIGLESNFRF
- a CDS encoding DoxX family protein, yielding MATPDPRFVDAILDWRPTWFLARLLLVGAYLLGGLVKLTDWQGAVAEQAHFGMHPPALWAALTIAVELVGPVLILTGRWIWLGAGMLGVFTLLAAFTANAFWTMPPGPERFGATNAFFEHLGLIGGFVLAALVAEQAKRRG
- a CDS encoding YoaK family protein; this encodes MADPKTAASPLPPLLLLLSVTTGLVDAVSVLGLGKVFTANMTGNIVFLGFAAAGTPGFAIAPYIVALASFLVGALVAGKLGTHLAGQPLRRWLVLAAVTEAVMFGMAAGVDVWARAMGILPETCVFAIIALTAIAMGFRNATIRQLKVPDLTTTVLTLTLTGIAADSHLAGGRNPNIGRRLAAVVAILLGAFLGAVLVNRYGLAIPLLVAGLTVLVGTLACVRHPIAAEPLRP
- a CDS encoding amidohydrolase, with the translated sequence MADLILVNAQVTTLDRENPVAEAIAIRDGKFLAVGSEAEVRAAAAPGAQVIDAHRRRVIPGLIDSHMHIIRGGLNYNMELRWDGVPSLADAMAMLKRQVDNTPAPQWVRVVGGFTEHQFAEKRLPTIDELNAVAPDTPVFILHLYDRALLNAAALRVVGYTKDTPNPPGGEIVRDAAGNPTGLLLAQPNATILYSTLAKGPKLPEEYQLNSTRHFMREVNGLGVTGVIDAGGGFQNYPDDYAIIEKLHADGQLTVRISYNLFTQKPKEELADFAGWVKQVTPGQGDDSYRHNGAGEMLVYSAADFEDFRVARPDMPPNMEGDLEPVIRLLAEHRWPWRLHATYDETIGRALDVYEKVHRDIPLTGINWFFDHAETISDRNIDRIAALGGGIAVQHRMAYQGEYFVERYGAKAAERTPPIAKMLAAGLPVGAGTDATRVASYNPWMSLSWLVTGRTVGGLKLYPGANRVSREKALAMWTHENTWFSNEVGKKGQIKAGQLADLAVLSADYFSVPEDQIVHIRSVLTLLGGQVVHGDGDYAPLAPALPRPMPDWSPVATFGGYHQSPETRTQLASACACHSNCSVHGHDHAAALGAQVPAADVQSFWGALGCGCWAV
- a CDS encoding glyoxalase; its protein translation is MRLFLLASALLVATPAPAQQTADYSVGPQYDTTHVYVPEDQFDSFVTSFQATFGGTTSKQGVFQVTPTTSLTKSQLVLTPAGTVSVFGFKTPIPFPFGDERTGYLVTDIDAAVKAAVQHGAVRRLVTFPDPIGRDSLIQWPGGVNMQIYWHTTKPSYTPLETVPENRIYLTEDVADRFVKSWVGYAKGKVTADDRGAPGAEVGEPGKTIRRISITSGYGKMVVFVTDGVLPWPYGRDMTGYAVPDLDATLAKAKAAGVETLVQPTAAAGGRAAIVRFPGGYIAEIHSPATK
- the guaA gene encoding glutamine-hydrolyzing GMP synthase, with the protein product MTLQHTDSILIVDFGSQVTQLIARRVREAGVYSEIAPFTTAAEAFARMQPKGVILSGSPASVLDDGSPRVPQVIFDSGLPVLGICYGEQVMMHQLGGQVVQGDSGEFGRAFIEIADGCALFEGLWQTGETHQVWMSHGDKVAALAPGFRPVAASPGAPYAVIANDERRYYAMQFHPEVVHTPDGAKLLANFVRHVCGLSGDWTMAEFRAAKIAEIRAQVGDGKVICGLSGGVDSAVAAVLIHEAIGDQLTCVFVDHGLMRAGEADQVVTMFREHYHIPLVHVDAEELFLGGLAGVTDPEAKRKFIGKTFIDVFEAEAKKIGGANFLAQGTLYPDVIESVSFTGGPSVTIKSHHNVGGLPARMNMQLVEPLRELFKDEVRALGRELGLPDVFVGRHPFPGPGLAIRIPGEVTKERCDILRKADAIYLEEIRNAGLYDTIWQAFAVLTPVRSVGVMGDGRTYDSVLALRAVTSIDGMTAEAFEFPGGFLPRVATRIVNEVRGVNRVTYDYTSKPPGTIEWE
- a CDS encoding XapX domain-containing protein, which gives rise to MKPYLISLAAGLLVGIVYSLLGVKSPAPPTIALIGLLGILVGEQVVPVAKRLFAGHDVVAYLRTDSAEQILGVSAKKPDDQA